One Glycine soja cultivar W05 chromosome 2, ASM419377v2, whole genome shotgun sequence genomic region harbors:
- the LOC114374861 gene encoding uncharacterized protein LOC114374861 gives MTDNTRLKKLSVNVSKMLEMLEADRQENKSRFETLEDAMDTLLKSNNAGANLHMNIAGNNSIGGSSSPPPFQVRNVKLDFPRFDGSEVLQWIFKAEQFFDYYNTSDTQRLTIVAIHMEKEVVPWFQMTNQSTPFQSWIDFTRALELEFGPSPYECTRSQLFKLSQIGSVHDYYTQFTALANRVQGVTSEALIDCFVGGLKPDIQHDVIAQSPTTLLRYVSLAKLFEEKYLPKHKPFQSPYQNRNQNTNINSSLPSSQSIKSTSLPPLLPSPKMNYNSNFPKPGNVRRMSPAEMQIRREKGLCYTCDENFTSSHRCPNRQYLLLQMDEDENVEVQPEPPPRIEETMGNLNLDHHLSYNALKGSSGLGTMKFSGTINGMVVQILLDSGSSDNFLQPRIANCLKLPIELASNFQVLGGNGNSLIAEGLVKQLEVMVQGHSLKLPVYLLPIAGSDLVLGATRLATLGPHVSDYSQLTLKFYKDNQFVTLRGDQPKLSGPAEFNQLRRMNHTYAIAEVFTLQYKHQDVPEDKWLELPKDMEPDLVMLLHNYRSIFVVPNELPPSRTQNHTIPLVKDAKPVKVRP, from the coding sequence ATGACAGATAATACACGTCTTAAGAAGCTTTCTGTGAACGTGTCCAAGATGCTCGAGATGTTAGAAGCCGATAGGCAAGAGAACAAATCACGATTCGAAACTCTAGAGGATGCGATGGACACATTGCTGAAATCGAACAATGCTGGTGCGAATCTGCACATGAACATAGCGGGAAACAACTCCATTGGAGGTTCGTCGTCTCCTCCACCGTTTCAGGTACGCAATGTGAAACTTGACTTCCCTCGTTTCGACGGATCTGAAGTTCTTCAATGGATTTTCAAGGCTGAGCAATTTTTTGACTACTACAACACTTCAGATACTCAACGTCTTACCATTGTTGCAATTCACATGGAAAAAGAGGTAGTTCCCTGGTTTCAAATGACTAATCAATCTACTCCATTTCAGTCATGGATTGATTTTACTCGTGCTTTAGAACTGGAATTTGGTCCATCTCCATATGAATGTACTAGATCTCAGTTATTCAAATTGTCACAAATCGGATCTGTTCATGATTATTACACTCAGTTCACTGCTCTTGCAAACCGCGTACAAGGTGTTACTAGTGAAGCTTTGATTGATTGCTTTGTGGGAGGACTTAAACCTGATATTCAACATGATGTAATAGCCCAATCACCAACTACACTACTACGCTATGTATCTTTGGCCAAGCTATTTGAGGAGAAATACTTACCCAAGCACAAGCCATTTCAAAGTCCCTACCAAAATCGTAACCAAAACACAAACATAAATTCAAGCCTACCTTCTTCTCAATCAATCAAATCCACAAGCCTACCACCCTTACTTCCAAGCCCCAAAATGAATTACAACTCCAATTTTCCAAAACCAGGAAATGTTAGAAGAATGTCACCAGCGGAAATGCAGATTCGAAGGGAGAAAGGGCTATGTTATACATGTGATGAGAATTTCACTTCTTCTCATAGGTGTCCTAATCGGCAATACCTACTATTGCAAATGGATGAGGATGAAAATGTTGAAGTGCAACCAGAACCACCTCCTAGAATTGAGGAAACCatgggaaatttgaatttagacCATCATCTATCTTATAATGCCCTTAAAGGTTCCTCTGGCCTAGGAACTATGAAGTTTAGTGGTACAATTAATGGCATGGTGGTTCAAATATTACTTGATAGTGGTAGTTCAGATAATTTTTTGCAACCAAGGATTGCTAATTGTCTGAAGCTTCCAATTGAACTTGCTTCCAATTTCCAAGTCCTTGGGGGAAATGGAAACTCATTAATTGCTGAAGGTTTGGTGAAGCAACTAGAAGTCATGGTTCAAGGTCATTCTCTCAAATTACCTGTGTACCTCCTACCAATTGCTGGTTCTGATTTGGTACTTGGAGCCACTAGGCTTGCTACATTGGGTCCTCATGTTTCTGATTATAGTCAGCTTACCTTGAAGTTCTATAAGGACAATCAGTTTGTCACATTGCGTGGTGACCAACCTAAATTATCGGGCCCTGCTGAATTTAACCAACTGAGGAGAATGAATCATACATATGCTATAGCTGAAGTTTTTACCTTGCAGTATAAGCACCAGGATGTGCCTGAGGATAAATGGCTTGAATTACCTAAAGATATGGAACCAGATTTGGTGATGTTGTTGCATAATTATAGAAGTATCTTTGTTGTGCCTAATGAACTACCTCCTTCAAGAACTCAGAACCATACCATTCCATTGGTAAAGGATGCCAAACCTGTGAAGGTGAGACCTTAA